The Seriola aureovittata isolate HTS-2021-v1 ecotype China chromosome 7, ASM2101889v1, whole genome shotgun sequence genome includes the window CACATTACAAGGTGAGATGAATCACGTGTGGTGACCTtccatgcacaaaaacaaagaggccGGATGTTGAAGGTGAACGTGTTGTTCAAGGTTCagaaaccttttaaaaacacaacagaagcaCGTCATATCAATAAGCTGGAAATTGAACgttacacacagaaaaaaaacccttcacaCCCTGAATCTGAATATTACAGATGAACAgatgtcatcatcattatattgttgtttatttcagattttttaaaatgatttacttgATGCAGCGGGCGGAGTTGGATCTGCTCCGTCATGTGCTATCACACTGTCAGTTGCCTAAAGACAATGAAGCTATAATAAATGTCTGACACATTATTATAAATACTACAGTATGACTTAACTGCACTCAGTAGactacacacaccacacacagcagAAACTGACAAACTCACCACAATAATTAACACACACCAACTGTGTAATATCCCTTATTACTCATTTTTAGTattagacattttcattttgcatttcttttgtcCACATTGCTGCTGTAAGACTGAAAATCCCCCACTGTGAAACTAATAAAGGAAAATCTCATCTAACCTCAGCTTATCTTATCTCATCTTATCTCATCTGAGCttgtcttttcttattttgtcttgtcCTGCCTTAtcttatctcatctcatctcatcttatATTGTCTTGTCTCATCTTATCTTGTCTTGTCTCATCTCATGTTGTCTTGTCTTATCTTACAATGTTGTGCTTTGCTGAAGTCATCAGAGGGCAGAAACATTTTCTATGAGTACAGTTGGTCCTGCTGGAGCAGATCAGCACTGACCTGAGACTCGGCTCTGAGTTTGATCAGGACATTATCCCTGTCAGCCTGCGGGACTCTGCCGTCTGTGCCACAGGGGAGCCTGTACAGGTACATCTCACAGTGGGCCTGGGAGCTCTTATCCGCACACAGGTGCGAGTTTAACACGCTCGCGTTGGTTCCGGTCATCAGACACTGGAAGTACTCCCCGTTGAGCAGAGCCACAGCAATCCAGCTGGAGGGCGCCACCAGCGCCGTGGTGCTGATCTGGAAGAGGGCCACCCCGGCGGCGACCAGCGTCTTCCAGCGGCACAGCTCGGCTCTGCGCTGGCACAGACCCGTCAGGAGCTTCCAGGTCTTCTTACTCAGGATGtaacccagcagcagcagagccagagcGGGCACCAGCAGGAAGACCATCCCGTACAGAAAGTTCATCTCATTGCAGGGACACTTGAACACCGCGGAGGAGAAGATCTGCTCCCCCCCAGCTGTCAGCAGCGCCACCAGCCCGAAGCCCAGGTTGGTCTGTTTGTTGGCGATGTTCAGAACCGTCTTAAACTTGTCCATCTCTGACCGCTGAGTGACAATCTCTGGTTTGTAACGGTAACACTTTCACTTCCACCTTTTCCATCTGTCAGTCCCCTCCCCCCGCCCCCCTTCAAAGCAACACCACCACCCGCAGGTGTCAATAACTCTGCTCACCATGGTTTATTTGTGGGTGTAAAGTTACACTCAGCAGCTCTGCCAAAGAagcaggagggagaggcagagggtCTGTAGTTACAACAGTCCAGTCTGTGTCACTGCTTCATCGAGGGTTATCTTTAGAtaggtttcacacacacacacacacacacacacacacacacacacacacacacacgactatcatgtgtaataataataatatatgaaatgtatatacatatgaaataaaaacatatatgtatTAGCCTACATATTAGATTACATACAGACCTGtgagaaattggaacaattaaacactgttgctcataaaattagaatataatatttttttcctttttccatgaaatgattgtgacaatgtgatttatttcatttcatctggGTAATTGAGACACATAATGTAATgattgcacctggtcaaaagtgattactgatgcatttaaataggaataaacagaggattgtgtctgaaaacaaaattattccaactttatgggcgacagtatattttcatatatgtctagctcatacaaatataatatgtacgtttatgtatgtattcttttattttagacatgttacatatatataaatatatatccatcccaaagccttcAGATATCCAGagcatgtatatatgtgataataatatatccccttataggtgatATATATgacaacatcactcttgatatagggacatatatgtcatatattacatttctgtatgggcaGTGAGCAAGTTCAATAGAAAAGAACAGCACACTTCAGTAGATGATGGGAGGGGGACGAGGATGTTAGGAAGAGGGGCCAGGGTCTAGAGGCTGATCATCAGACCGTGTTATAACAAACTGTCACCAACAGGAGTCAGTGGAGGACGCAGTCCAGTGGTATAGAAGGTGTCTAATGCCTTTTAATTTCTTATAGgccatgttttcattattatgaaCAGAAACACTCATGACGTGTATTAAAGATACATCAGATACATGTATTAAAGATACACAGTTTACATCTTGTATATTTTTATCAAACTACAAAAGAATTTGATTTTAACTCTCaagcagtgcatgctgggaagtatATTCATCTTGTGTTTCTAAGTCTGAAAATTAAAACTAGAGATTCTAAGTTGAATTATCTAGAAATTAAcaaaatttacatatttacattgaGTAAGAATAGATGAGTTGATTCCACTAAAATCCTGAGGAGGGATTTAGAGCAGGACTTGGCTGTAGTGGAGGATGAAATCTAGTTTaggttgtgtgtgcgtgtgtttgtgtgtgcgtgtgtgcgtgtggtttGACCGACACTCCGGAGCAGAaggtggcggtaatgcaccAATAACATGGCTTCTAACCGccgtaaaagaagaagaagaagacgtcACCAACCAGCGAAGAAGAATCTGTTTAGAGCGGACCAGACGGATTTCGGCTACAATATCTTCAGTGTGAAACACTGGAAATTTAGTATTTCAGCTATAATTCTAACGTTTCTTCTGCCGACCAACGGATTTTAATCTAATATACTCCTAACTACAAACACAGGGTTTCTAACTGACCATCAAAAGACCCcagaaatggcagaaaacgCAGGTGAGTGTgtcagctaacgctagctggGTAGCTAGCAGTGGTCAGTTAGAGCTAGTTGCTCCTCCGTGAACAGATGTGCTGTTTACTGCAGTTAACCCAACACTTCCACCATGAGCAGCTCTTCGTTAACCAGTTTCTCTGTATCCTAAACACCCTGGGGGTCCAGCTCACAACACCCGTTCCAGTTGACGTTAGCTTAGCCAAGATGCGTGTTGGCTGAAGACACGTTCAGACGAAACTTCATTCAGAAACGTCATATTTTAGTGTCTTCCCTACAGCACTTTTAACCCTATCAGGACATAAACGACTCAAATATGCCCGGAGACCTCTGGCTTTAACGCCATCTCTATAAATTTAACTGTAATCCCACAGACACCTGTCAACAGAGTAACGAACAGTTAGCGTTAGCCCCGCTCTCCGTTAGCCTGATACACTGGTTTAGCTGAAGAGGTGCCTGGAACACCTTGTAAAGTTAACGTGAtttatgaatgatttttttgtgtcagAGGCAATAAAACGTCTTTTTTTTGAGATGATCGAtgtcatgtacacacacacgacaTGGCCACTTTATCACAGGTACACCTGTACATCTGTTTCTTAACGCAAATATCTAAGTGGTTCTATGGTGAACTGAGTCAGTTGTTGTTGAGACAAAACATCACAATTGGTGTGACTGAGGCATGATGTTTGCAGACGGTCGTTAAGAGTCTCATAAAGTGCCGCTCTGGGATTTGCACCACAACAGAGCTCTGTCGACAAAATACCTTCTTGTTGGTGGAAGCCAGGAGAATGGACAGATACTGGTTCAACCTGACAGGAAGGAATCAGTGACTCGGATAACCAGTGGTGATGCACAGCCTGTAAAACCGTAAAGAGGAGCAGAGctggttccactcctgtcaccAATAACAGAAACccgaggctgcagtggacacagacttgCCAACACTACAAAGTTGAAGACCttgtctgatggatctggatttatGCCATGACATGCAGGTGATCAGGTCTGAATTTGGTGTAAATATGACATGAGTCCATGGACCCAActtgccttgtgtcaacagtccaggctgctaTTGAAGGTGTAAttgtgtggggaatgttttcttgcacAAATTGGGCCTCATTACGCACTATTCAAATACAGCCTGAGATATTAAAGTGAGAGCTACCACAGTAGGGCGTCTGTGACGGAGGGCACACACATATCTTCTCACAGTATGTAGGCCATCCTCACCCATCACTATCagtgttgctgaccatgttcatgtctttatggccacagttcaccatcttctattggctacttccagcaggatactGCTCCATGTCTaaagtcatctcaaactggtttcagcAACATGactgagttcagtgaacttcagtgaccccCACCCCATCTCCAGATCTCGATCCAGTAGATgtggatgtggtagaacaggagattggcagcttGAATGTGCAACTGAGAAATCTGGAGAGATTatgtgatgcatcatgtcaacatggagcagaggcCATGACTTGACGGACTGAGGAACTACCCTGTGttagtgtggtgttcctaataaagtgatcaCTGAGTGTCAGCGCAGTTTGTTAACATCGCTCATTCCCACTGCATTTTTAACCTTGGTTGGAGACCACTGTTATGTAAGtttgactgttttctctctttcattttgatCAGAACAAAACGAGGCGAAGCATGACAGCTCATCGTCGCCTGGAATGACAGACCAAGAGAAGGAAATGGCAGCGAGTGCATATGAAGCATTTTCGGTAAATCCTGATTAACGATGTCTCCTTTCATCCAGCCACTGTGTGATTTTACTTTCCAGTCTTTTGTCATGCACATGTGCACTTTTTCACAATCAGATTATGTGTAAACATGACAGGGAAATCAGGATCCCATAGGAGAAGTCTACCTGGGGAAATCTGGTTTTGTAACCCACTACCCCGTTTATAGAAACCAGGTTTCTcgtttacattacatttaagaAATCAGTTTACTGGAGACGGCTGACTGTAACCTGCTGACTTAAGTTCATGTAACACAAATCCAACATACTGAATCGTCTTCTCTCTGGTCTTTTGGGTTCACATTGATCTTAGAGTCATAATCTCTTTTAGTTTAACTTTGATTCATCTCATTCAATAGTTTGAGCTGATCAACTGAATTAGTTTGGGCCATGACCTCAGGTATTTAGAATATAAATcatgaaaaagaaagtgtgtcAGATTCAGTAGCTACAGCTGTTAAATAAGTAATAAGGGTCATATCAGCAAAGACCAGATTTGAAAGGAGTCAGATCTGGATCAGGTCCAGAAAATCCTGATGACATCCCTAATCAGGAAGCTTCATGTGTGCATGCAGTGCTTGTGGCTGTTTATGTAGTGCATTAGTGGATCGGAGTTTTGCAATATGAATAAACTCCTCTTTCACAGTATATATAGATTCATATTGTAACATGAATATAAATCAGACCAATGTTCCAGAAAATCATTTGAAAAGCTTGTTATGGATTAAATAACCAAACAGGAATTCAGCAGGAAGTTAAATACCTGATAAATTAAAGTACTTACAAAGTCCTGCTTATTAATTTACACCATTGCCCACACTGCTCTAATACACTTAGTGTAACAGTATGACAAATCTGTGACATTGAAACCTTGTAGATCAGTAATAATGACGTGTTGCAGTTATGACTTTCACTCATGATTTGTGGATAAATGTGCAGCTACTACAGGACTGTCAGAAGCAAATTTATGAGTTGTAAGTCTGGAGCTTGTTGTGAAGTGTGAAATGTGTCAACATTAGCACAAGGAGAAATTCTCATGTCACAAATGACGCCGTCTGTTCCTCGCAGGCCGGGAAGTACGACGAGTCTCTCAAAAACCTGGAAACACTGCAGGAGCTCAACAAAGAGGACTACAAGATCGCCATGAACAAAGCTGTGGTGGAGTTTTATAAAAGTGGTCAGACCACCACAGGGACTCTGAAGCAGACACTCATGGCAATGAAGAACCAGGTAACTACTGAAATGTGGGTCATGTTTTTCTCATGTTGAATTTGTGTTCAGTGACAGCTCCTGACAAACACCAGCCTTTGTTTCCTCATGAGGTCTTTTGGTTTCATCAATGATCCCGTCTCTGTCTTCAGGTGCACACATCAGCAGAGGACGTCGATGGGCTGGACG containing:
- the calhm6 gene encoding calcium homeostasis modulator protein 6, coding for MDKFKTVLNIANKQTNLGFGLVALLTAGGEQIFSSAVFKCPCNEMNFLYGMVFLLVPALALLLLGYILSKKTWKLLTGLCQRRAELCRWKTLVAAGVALFQISTTALVAPSSWIAVALLNGEYFQCLMTGTNASVLNSHLCADKSSQAHCEMYLYRLPCGTDGRVPQADRDNVLIKLRAESQILGWLLIAFIMLSNLMVTCLARCASPISYLQLKFWRAYAQEENDLINSYTAKHAKQLAERNLKSFFNQTPPEPLTTPSNKDWEKISSLYKFSTRDQYYSTLHRYVENCQETDSRMMRMTSASSGEATNTPAVLDFVDDARIAL